One stretch of Pseudomonas sp. NC02 DNA includes these proteins:
- a CDS encoding carboxylesterase, with amino-acid sequence MSSHEIDLGEGDAGFVLGSGPIGILLIHGLTGTPTELRRVAQGLAKVGNCTVYVPTLAGHCGDNSDLQATGWQDWYEGVRKTFVAVKQRHEQVFVGGLSMGAVMSMYVASQFPGQVAGLLMYSTTLKYDGWSINKMAFITPLLIRIPFGVRLFRFTEKPPYGIKNERLRAIVERQMKEGESSEAGLLTMEGVTVRELHWMNAVVKKLMPSIKTPALVLHSIEDDITSRWNADYVERHLGGPVTKILLDNCYHMITVDLQYRRVIELSAEFVGQHAHATEAPEDYRQLA; translated from the coding sequence GTGAGCAGCCACGAGATCGACCTCGGTGAAGGTGATGCCGGCTTCGTTCTCGGTAGCGGTCCGATTGGGATCTTGTTGATCCACGGCCTGACGGGCACCCCGACGGAACTCCGTCGGGTGGCCCAGGGGTTGGCCAAGGTCGGTAACTGCACGGTGTACGTGCCGACCCTGGCCGGCCACTGCGGGGACAACAGCGACCTGCAAGCCACCGGCTGGCAGGACTGGTACGAAGGCGTGCGCAAGACCTTCGTCGCGGTGAAACAGCGTCACGAGCAGGTATTCGTCGGCGGCTTGTCGATGGGCGCGGTGATGTCGATGTACGTGGCGTCGCAGTTCCCCGGCCAGGTTGCCGGCTTGCTGATGTACTCCACGACGTTGAAGTACGACGGCTGGAGCATCAACAAGATGGCGTTCATCACGCCCTTGCTGATCCGTATTCCCTTCGGTGTGCGCCTGTTCCGCTTTACTGAAAAGCCGCCCTACGGCATCAAGAACGAGCGCCTGCGGGCGATCGTCGAGCGGCAGATGAAGGAAGGGGAGAGCAGCGAGGCGGGTCTCTTGACCATGGAGGGCGTCACGGTGCGCGAGTTGCACTGGATGAATGCCGTGGTGAAGAAGCTCATGCCATCGATCAAGACCCCGGCCCTGGTGCTGCATTCCATCGAGGATGACATAACCAGCCGTTGGAACGCCGATTACGTGGAACGCCATCTCGGCGGCCCCGTGACCAAGATCCTGCTGGACAACTGCTACCACATGATCACCGTCGACCTGCAATACCGTCGGGTGATCGAGTTGAGTGCCGAGTTTGTCGGGCAGCACGCACACGCCACAGAGGCACCTGAAGATTATCGACAGCTGGCTTGA
- a CDS encoding DsbA family oxidoreductase, translated as MSTPLKIDFVSDVSCPWCIIGLRGLTEALDQLGPEVQAEIHFQPFELNPNMAAEGQNITEHITEKYGSTAEQSQANRARIRDMGAELGFAFRTDGQSRIYNTFDAHRLLHWAGLEGLQYNLKEALFKAYFTDQQDPSDHGTLAGIAEGVGLDRVRAEEILASDEYAAEVREQEQLWVSRGVTSVPTIVFNDQYAVSGGQPAEAFVGAIRQIISEAKG; from the coding sequence ATGAGTACTCCCCTGAAAATCGATTTCGTCAGCGACGTGTCGTGTCCCTGGTGCATCATTGGCCTGCGTGGCTTGACCGAGGCCCTGGACCAACTGGGTCCGGAGGTGCAGGCCGAGATTCATTTCCAGCCGTTTGAGCTGAACCCCAACATGGCTGCCGAAGGGCAGAACATTACCGAGCACATCACTGAAAAGTACGGTTCCACGGCTGAGCAGTCCCAGGCTAACCGGGCGCGGATTCGTGATATGGGGGCGGAGTTGGGGTTTGCGTTTCGTACGGACGGGCAGAGTCGTATCTACAACACGTTTGATGCGCATCGCCTGTTGCATTGGGCGGGGCTTGAGGGGTTGCAGTACAACCTCAAGGAAGCATTGTTCAAGGCGTATTTCACTGACCAGCAGGATCCGTCTGATCACGGGACGTTGGCGGGGATTGCCGAGGGTGTTGGGCTGGACCGTGTGCGGGCAGAGGAAATTCTGGCTTCGGACGAATATGCCGCCGAGGTGCGGGAGCAGGAGCAGTTGTGGGTGTCTCGCGGGGTGACTTCTGTGCCTACCATCGTGTTCAACGATCAGTACGCGGTGAGTGGTGGGCAGCCGGCTGAGGCGTTTGTCGGGGCGATTCGGCAGATTATCAGTGAGGCCAAGGGCTGA
- a CDS encoding GNAT family N-acetyltransferase, with translation MITAQAFSTIRAIERSAWNDCFPDALEDWDYYVAVENAAIDDFQWRYLAVFDDARLVAVAPAFITRYRLDTTVSGVGKRFTERLERLWPGVLKLGLYAIGSPVAEQCNAGIASHVAESGREALLAQLLAAARQDADTFRVGLVAVKDAPTRDEGWSNSCLGAGFQSMPSLPTALLPIPFGSVDAYLGSLDKATRKDLRRKLRAPGPRVEWRRNIDDVLPRIMALYEATLERSDLQFERLPAGYFTGILEQLQERAVCVLYWVDEQLVAFNLILLNRDRLIDKFFGEDSNYSREYSLAVRSWLTNIDYCIRNDIALYECGQAGYASKLLLGCEFQGNSMFFRHRNWLVNRALFVAKVFLRPDRSDPAMAAAISET, from the coding sequence GTGATCACCGCCCAAGCCTTTTCGACCATTCGGGCCATCGAACGCAGTGCCTGGAACGACTGTTTTCCCGATGCCCTGGAGGATTGGGACTATTACGTGGCCGTGGAAAACGCCGCTATTGATGACTTTCAGTGGCGCTACCTCGCGGTGTTTGACGATGCAAGGCTGGTGGCGGTCGCACCGGCGTTCATCACGCGGTATCGCCTGGACACCACCGTGTCAGGCGTAGGCAAGCGCTTTACCGAGCGCCTGGAGCGACTGTGGCCGGGTGTTTTGAAGTTGGGCCTGTATGCCATCGGCTCGCCGGTGGCGGAGCAGTGCAATGCGGGCATCGCCAGCCACGTTGCCGAATCAGGGCGCGAGGCTCTGCTTGCGCAATTGCTCGCTGCCGCGCGCCAGGATGCCGATACGTTCCGCGTCGGGCTGGTGGCGGTCAAGGATGCACCGACCAGGGACGAAGGCTGGTCAAACAGCTGCCTAGGCGCGGGTTTCCAGAGCATGCCCAGCCTGCCAACGGCCTTGTTGCCGATCCCTTTTGGTTCAGTGGACGCTTACCTCGGTTCCCTGGACAAAGCCACCCGCAAGGACCTGCGCCGCAAACTGCGTGCGCCGGGGCCGCGTGTCGAGTGGCGACGCAACATCGACGACGTACTGCCGCGCATCATGGCGCTGTATGAGGCCACCCTGGAACGCTCCGACCTGCAGTTCGAGCGACTGCCGGCAGGCTATTTCACCGGTATCCTTGAACAGCTGCAGGAACGTGCGGTCTGTGTGCTTTATTGGGTGGACGAGCAACTGGTGGCGTTCAACCTGATCCTGCTTAACCGGGATCGCCTGATTGACAAGTTTTTCGGCGAAGACAGTAACTACAGTCGCGAATACAGCCTGGCGGTGCGCAGTTGGTTAACCAACATCGACTACTGTATTCGCAACGATATTGCGTTATATGAATGTGGTCAGGCCGGCTATGCCAGCAAGTTGCTGCTGGGCTGCGAGTTCCAGGGCAACAGCATGTTTTTCCGCCACCGTAACTGGCTGGTCAACCGTGCGCTGTTCGTTGCAAAAGTGTTTCTCCGACCGGATCGATCCGACCCTGCCATGGCTGCTGCGATAAGCGAAACCTGA
- a CDS encoding aspartate aminotransferase family protein, which translates to MSDIRIATAEDQVLLDKEAKYCSYGDTVHYIDPPRIFSRCEGSYVWDTEDQAYLDLQMWYSAVNFGYANPRLNNALKQQIDTLPQIASQYLHKGKIELSEMIAVDAKKKFGLDGRVHFNVGGSQSIEDSLKVVRNATNGKSLMFAFEGGYHGRTLGASSITSSYRYRRRYGHFGERANFIPFPYHFRGPKGMTKEEYGSHCVQQFARLFETEYNGVWDPKVGQSEYAAFYVEPIQGTGGYVIPPMNFYSELKQVLDQHGILMVVDEIQMGFWRTGKLWSIEHFDVKPDVIVFGKALTNGLNPLGGIWAKEELINPKIFPPGSTHSTFASNPLGTAVGLEMFKMTSEVDYGAMVMAKGKYFLAGLQELQKRFPIIGDVDGLGLALRCEICGPDGFTPDKATLDYMVEEGMKGDMVVDGQKLGLILDVGGYYKNVITLAPSLEISYPEIDLGLKLLEQLLVRATKR; encoded by the coding sequence ATGTCTGATATCCGCATCGCTACCGCAGAAGACCAGGTTCTTCTGGATAAAGAAGCCAAGTACTGCTCCTACGGCGACACCGTTCACTACATCGACCCGCCGCGCATTTTCAGCCGCTGCGAAGGCTCCTACGTGTGGGACACCGAAGACCAGGCTTACCTCGACCTGCAAATGTGGTACTCGGCCGTTAACTTCGGTTACGCCAACCCGCGCCTGAACAACGCGCTGAAACAGCAGATCGACACCCTGCCGCAAATCGCCAGCCAGTACCTGCACAAAGGCAAGATCGAGCTGTCGGAAATGATTGCAGTCGACGCCAAGAAAAAATTCGGCCTCGACGGTCGTGTGCACTTCAACGTGGGCGGTTCGCAGTCCATCGAAGACTCCCTGAAAGTGGTGCGTAACGCCACCAACGGCAAGAGCCTGATGTTCGCCTTCGAAGGCGGCTACCACGGCCGTACCCTTGGCGCTTCGTCGATCACTTCGAGCTACCGCTACCGTCGTCGCTATGGCCACTTCGGCGAGCGCGCCAACTTCATCCCGTTCCCGTACCACTTCCGCGGCCCTAAAGGCATGACCAAGGAAGAATACGGAAGCCACTGCGTGCAGCAGTTCGCCCGTCTGTTCGAAACCGAATACAACGGTGTGTGGGACCCGAAAGTCGGCCAGAGCGAATACGCCGCCTTCTACGTCGAGCCGATCCAGGGCACCGGCGGCTACGTGATCCCGCCGATGAACTTCTACAGCGAGCTCAAGCAGGTCCTCGACCAGCACGGCATCCTGATGGTTGTCGACGAAATCCAGATGGGCTTCTGGCGTACCGGCAAGCTGTGGTCGATCGAACACTTCGACGTCAAGCCGGACGTGATCGTCTTCGGCAAGGCATTGACCAACGGCCTGAACCCGCTGGGCGGCATCTGGGCCAAGGAAGAGTTGATCAACCCTAAGATCTTCCCGCCAGGCTCCACCCACTCCACCTTCGCGTCCAACCCGTTGGGCACCGCGGTAGGCCTGGAAATGTTCAAGATGACCAGCGAAGTCGACTACGGCGCGATGGTCATGGCCAAGGGCAAATACTTCCTGGCCGGCCTGCAAGAGCTGCAAAAGCGCTTCCCGATCATCGGCGACGTCGACGGCCTGGGCCTGGCACTGCGCTGCGAAATCTGCGGCCCGGACGGCTTCACTCCGGACAAGGCGACCCTGGACTACATGGTCGAGGAAGGCATGAAGGGCGACATGGTGGTTGACGGTCAGAAACTCGGCCTGATCCTCGACGTGGGCGGCTACTACAAGAACGTGATCACCCTGGCACCGTCGCTGGAAATCAGCTACCCGGAAATCGACCTGGGCCTGAAGCTGCTCGAGCAACTGCTTGTGCGAGCGACCAAACGGTGA
- a CDS encoding alpha/beta fold hydrolase codes for MRVLFFMAALLFGLPSFAASRCDVNVPTERVDLEQVSLAYQSIGRASDPALLLVMGLGGQLIHWPDEVVVALCEQGFRVIRYDNRDVGLSTWRQAPASANLTFEVLRYKLGLPVAAPYTLTDMADDALGLMDGLHIQQFHVLGASMGGMIAQHLAAMAPQRVESLTLIMTSSGAEGLPAPSAALVQLLSRRSAPNREVALEQQADLLAALGSPYVKDDRKVLLQQAAQSYDRAFNPDGVKRQIMAILAEPSRVPLLNQLRVPTLVVHGTADPLLPVMHGVHLAAHIQGSQLRLIPGLAHRFQEAFKAPLLAAVLPYLQAHRQDAAHWAQIDPVVPAKVL; via the coding sequence ATGCGCGTGTTGTTTTTCATGGCCGCTCTGTTATTCGGCCTGCCGTCCTTTGCGGCTTCTCGATGTGATGTGAATGTCCCGACTGAACGGGTTGATCTGGAACAGGTGAGCCTGGCCTACCAGAGCATTGGTCGTGCCTCCGACCCGGCCTTGCTGCTGGTGATGGGCCTGGGCGGGCAGTTGATCCACTGGCCGGACGAAGTGGTGGTGGCCCTGTGTGAGCAGGGCTTTCGGGTGATTCGTTATGACAACCGTGATGTCGGGCTGTCCACCTGGCGCCAGGCACCGGCCAGCGCCAACCTGACTTTTGAAGTGCTGCGCTACAAGCTCGGTCTGCCGGTGGCGGCGCCCTACACCCTGACCGACATGGCGGATGACGCACTGGGCTTGATGGACGGCTTGCACATTCAGCAATTCCACGTGCTGGGCGCGAGCATGGGCGGCATGATCGCCCAGCACCTGGCGGCCATGGCGCCGCAACGAGTGGAAAGCCTGACGCTGATCATGACCAGCTCCGGCGCCGAAGGCCTGCCGGCACCGAGTGCGGCGCTGGTGCAACTGTTGTCGCGCCGCAGCGCGCCCAATCGTGAAGTGGCCCTGGAACAACAGGCCGACCTGCTGGCGGCGCTGGGCAGTCCTTATGTGAAGGATGACCGCAAGGTGCTGTTGCAGCAGGCGGCGCAGTCGTACGACCGGGCGTTCAACCCTGACGGTGTGAAGCGCCAGATCATGGCGATCCTTGCCGAACCGAGCCGGGTGCCGTTGCTCAATCAACTGCGGGTGCCGACGCTGGTGGTGCATGGCACGGCCGATCCGTTGTTGCCGGTGATGCATGGGGTGCACCTGGCGGCGCATATCCAGGGCAGCCAGCTGCGGCTGATTCCGGGGCTGGCCCATCGTTTCCAGGAGGCGTTCAAGGCGCCGTTGCTGGCGGCGGTCTTGCCCTACTTGCAAGCGCATCGGCAGGATGCGGCGCATTGGGCGCAGATCGACCCGGTGGTGCCTGCGAAGGTTTTGTAA
- a CDS encoding MipA/OmpV family protein, translating to MFRVTFAVFTGLLGLWGVCGAALADGITGEAGAGVSYQPHDPTGSRYETRPIPYFDLDWGSVSLGTDDGLTWSALNTHGFTAGPYINYLPGRTANGSLRGLRDVSDMAEIGGFIQYAPAEFWRVYAQVGQAVGGARDQSGVVGKLGGELGYPLGSGIIGSTGLMAHFADARQAQTFFGVDANEAAASGFRPYNASAGFQNLTLTQSFEFPLDAKWSLLTSASWIHLVGSAANSSIVKETGDVNQGQVQTAISYKFD from the coding sequence ATGTTCAGGGTTACTTTTGCTGTATTCACCGGCTTGCTGGGGCTGTGGGGCGTTTGCGGCGCTGCGCTGGCGGACGGAATTACCGGTGAAGCCGGCGCAGGCGTCAGCTATCAGCCCCACGATCCGACGGGCAGCCGCTACGAAACGCGGCCGATCCCGTATTTCGACCTGGATTGGGGGAGTGTCAGCCTGGGTACCGACGATGGGCTGACCTGGAGTGCCCTGAATACCCATGGCTTTACTGCCGGGCCTTACATCAACTACTTGCCGGGGCGGACGGCCAATGGGTCGCTGCGGGGCTTGCGTGATGTTTCGGATATGGCCGAGATCGGCGGCTTCATCCAATACGCTCCGGCTGAGTTCTGGCGGGTGTATGCGCAGGTGGGCCAGGCCGTGGGCGGGGCGCGTGATCAAAGCGGCGTGGTGGGCAAGCTCGGCGGCGAGTTGGGTTATCCGTTGGGGAGCGGCATTATCGGCAGCACCGGCTTGATGGCGCACTTTGCCGATGCCCGCCAGGCGCAGACGTTTTTCGGGGTGGATGCCAATGAGGCTGCGGCCTCGGGGTTTCGGCCGTATAACGCCAGTGCCGGGTTTCAGAACCTGACGTTGACGCAGAGTTTTGAGTTTCCTTTGGATGCGAAGTGGTCGCTGTTGACCAGTGCCAGTTGGATACACCTGGTGGGGTCAGCGGCCAATAGCAGCATCGTCAAGGAGACCGGGGATGTGAATCAGGGGCAGGTGCAGACGGCCATCAGCTATAAGTTTGATTGA
- a CDS encoding MtnX-like HAD-IB family phosphatase yields MIHWHIVCDFDGTITPTDVIDNVLQRFAGPEWETIEQEWLDGHIGSRECLSRQLALIKATPAELLAYFDSVEIDPDFPDFVDHVMGLGASIEVVSDGIEQGIARILSRNYVTLLPILANRLRQVDQNSWRIDFPYASDACRAASGNCKCKSTPRNKRVLVIGDGKSDMCVASTADFVFAKASLADYCETNNIPYARFDTFAELPALLAKLPQGIAANATSFSTSSDNQELFHHV; encoded by the coding sequence ATGATCCACTGGCATATCGTGTGTGACTTCGACGGGACTATCACTCCTACCGACGTCATCGACAACGTCCTCCAACGCTTCGCCGGCCCCGAGTGGGAAACCATCGAGCAGGAATGGCTGGATGGGCACATCGGTTCGCGCGAATGCCTGAGCCGTCAACTGGCGCTGATCAAGGCGACCCCGGCCGAGTTGCTGGCGTATTTCGACAGCGTCGAGATCGATCCGGACTTCCCGGACTTCGTCGACCACGTCATGGGCCTGGGCGCTTCCATTGAAGTGGTCAGCGATGGCATCGAACAAGGCATCGCGCGGATTCTGTCGCGCAACTACGTGACCTTGCTGCCGATCCTCGCCAACCGCCTGCGCCAGGTCGACCAGAACAGCTGGCGCATCGACTTCCCGTATGCCAGCGACGCCTGCCGTGCCGCCTCCGGCAACTGCAAGTGCAAGTCCACGCCGCGCAACAAGCGCGTGCTGGTGATCGGCGACGGCAAGTCCGACATGTGCGTGGCCTCCACCGCCGACTTCGTCTTCGCCAAGGCCAGCCTGGCCGACTACTGCGAAACCAACAACATCCCTTACGCGCGGTTCGACACCTTCGCCGAACTGCCGGCATTGCTGGCCAAGCTGCCTCAGGGCATCGCCGCCAACGCCACCTCCTTCAGCACCTCTTCCGACAATCAGGAACTCTTCCACCATGTCTGA
- a CDS encoding HAMP domain-containing sensor histidine kinase, with translation MINKTRQKARPFAISRWSVQRKLVLAFWLVTVIPTMIAAELAATTLSQIFDSNVRIWLQESTKIVKDEIGDILHDNARVAQLFLRYTKPPSSRQAEKHDKLTADIAAATDIDVVALIRSSDHKIVFTTAADDIVKQINLASNAVLQTVEVGGVTTGVVVSTFETSEDGVDYQLLVATYLDSSFLTSVADVHSLDLRLYLANPSGFSEIFSTQRFVDHPARIPSSIESALRSTKQPSEQFTNNYSGLYWPIFNDAGELQGVIFSGLLRHTSLVGLVNQSNLFVLIFLLSSALSLGAGMLVSQRLTRPLRDLSEGVSAVISGNYQHRVAVSGGDELAQLSSTFNHMTERLGELHHLEAQLRRRDRLHALGEVAMGLAHEIRNPLGIIKTATQLLHRRADLPETDKRHLEYVISEVSRINDLITEFLDFAKPSAPLRTVQAARPVVEEILGFCGPELATHNIDAQIDDAAPGATIYADAKQLKQACLNLILNAIDAMPGGGRLTLGIHSVGGNTVISIGDTGEGIAPDMIERIFTPFVTTKASGTGLGLAKVFSIMESHDGSIECVSETDAGATFSLYIPAQGADDGDDEDGDDA, from the coding sequence ATGATCAACAAGACCCGCCAAAAAGCCCGCCCCTTTGCCATTTCGCGTTGGAGCGTCCAGCGCAAGCTGGTGTTGGCGTTCTGGCTGGTGACGGTAATTCCGACGATGATCGCGGCGGAGCTGGCCGCGACGACGCTGTCGCAGATCTTCGACAGTAACGTGCGTATCTGGCTGCAGGAGTCGACCAAGATCGTCAAGGACGAGATCGGCGACATCCTCCACGACAACGCCCGGGTCGCCCAACTGTTCCTGCGCTACACCAAGCCGCCGTCGTCGCGCCAGGCCGAGAAACACGACAAGCTGACCGCTGATATTGCCGCCGCCACCGACATCGACGTGGTCGCGCTGATCCGCAGCAGTGACCACAAAATCGTGTTTACCACCGCCGCCGACGACATCGTCAAGCAAATCAACCTGGCCAGTAATGCGGTGTTGCAGACGGTCGAAGTGGGTGGCGTGACCACCGGGGTTGTGGTGTCCACCTTCGAGACCAGCGAGGACGGCGTCGATTATCAACTGCTGGTGGCCACTTATCTGGACAGCAGTTTCCTGACCAGCGTGGCCGATGTGCATTCCCTCGACCTGCGCTTGTACCTGGCCAACCCCAGCGGGTTTTCGGAGATTTTCTCCACCCAGCGCTTTGTCGATCACCCCGCGCGGATTCCTTCGAGTATCGAATCTGCGCTGCGCAGCACCAAGCAGCCCAGCGAACAGTTCACCAACAACTACAGCGGTTTGTACTGGCCGATCTTCAACGATGCCGGCGAGCTGCAAGGGGTGATCTTCAGTGGCTTGCTGCGCCATACCAGCCTGGTGGGCCTGGTGAACCAGAGCAATCTGTTCGTGTTGATCTTCCTGCTCAGCTCGGCGTTGTCCCTTGGTGCGGGCATGCTGGTGTCCCAGCGCCTGACCCGGCCATTGCGGGATCTGTCCGAAGGCGTCAGCGCGGTGATCTCGGGTAACTATCAGCATCGTGTGGCGGTCAGCGGCGGCGACGAGCTGGCGCAACTGAGCAGCACCTTCAACCACATGACCGAGCGCCTCGGTGAGTTGCATCACCTGGAAGCGCAACTGCGCCGCCGCGACCGCCTGCATGCACTGGGCGAAGTCGCGATGGGCCTGGCCCACGAAATTCGCAACCCGCTGGGCATTATCAAGACGGCCACCCAGTTGCTGCACCGCCGCGCCGATTTGCCGGAAACCGACAAGCGTCACCTCGAATACGTGATCAGCGAAGTCAGCCGGATCAACGACCTGATCACCGAATTCCTCGACTTCGCCAAACCCAGTGCACCGCTGCGCACTGTGCAGGCGGCACGCCCGGTGGTGGAGGAGATCCTCGGCTTCTGCGGGCCTGAGCTTGCGACCCATAACATCGACGCGCAAATTGATGATGCGGCTCCCGGCGCGACGATTTATGCCGATGCCAAGCAGCTCAAGCAGGCGTGCCTGAACCTGATTCTCAACGCCATCGACGCCATGCCCGGAGGCGGGCGCCTGACCCTGGGCATCCACAGCGTGGGCGGCAACACGGTGATCAGCATCGGCGATACCGGCGAGGGCATTGCGCCGGACATGATCGAGCGGATCTTCACACCATTCGTCACCACCAAGGCCTCGGGCACGGGCTTGGGTCTGGCCAAAGTGTTCTCGATCATGGAAAGTCATGACGGCAGCATCGAATGTGTCAGCGAGACAGATGCCGGCGCCACCTTCAGCCTGTACATTCCGGCCCAGGGTGCAGACGACGGCGATGATGAGGATGGTGATGACGCATAA